A single region of the Clostridia bacterium genome encodes:
- the rplS gene encoding 50S ribosomal protein L19, translating into MSNVIETIEKEAMKAEMPSFSVGDTVKVHIKFKEITRGGTDANKSKNARSDKSVKEEIKTQSFEGLVISRKNGGLRETFTVRKISYGVGVEKTFMLHSPQIESIEVVRKGAVRRAKLYYMRGRTGKAAKVKAAK; encoded by the coding sequence ATGAGTAACGTAATTGAAACGATTGAAAAAGAGGCGATGAAAGCGGAAATGCCGTCTTTCAGCGTCGGTGATACGGTCAAAGTCCATATCAAGTTCAAAGAGATCACCCGCGGCGGAACGGATGCGAATAAATCCAAGAACGCCCGTTCGGATAAGTCCGTTAAGGAAGAGATCAAGACCCAGTCTTTCGAGGGTCTTGTGATCTCTCGTAAAAACGGCGGTCTTCGCGAGACCTTTACGGTCAGAAAGATCTCCTACGGCGTGGGCGTCGAAAAGACCTTTATGCTTCATTCTCCGCAAATCGAGAGCATTGAAGTGGTCCGTAAGGGCGCGGTTAGAAGGGCGAAGCTCTATTATATGAGAGGTCGTACCGGTAAGGCAGCGAAAGTCAAAGCCGCGAAATAA
- a CDS encoding YraN family protein, producing the protein MNSRETWIKGEVGARGFLEKKGYKIIETNFATKIGEIDIIAADGEELVFVEVKARRTTEFGEPIEAVTPQKVRKIALVAKQYLTMKKKMGVPVRFDVVECIGGVYRHTENAFTLNDAARYSKY; encoded by the coding sequence ATGAATAGCCGCGAGACTTGGATCAAAGGCGAAGTCGGCGCGCGCGGCTTTCTCGAAAAGAAAGGGTATAAGATCATCGAGACGAACTTCGCGACCAAGATCGGCGAGATCGATATCATCGCGGCGGACGGGGAAGAACTCGTCTTCGTCGAGGTAAAAGCGCGAAGGACGACGGAATTCGGGGAACCCATCGAAGCGGTAACGCCGCAAAAAGTCCGAAAGATCGCTCTCGTCGCGAAACAGTATCTGACGATGAAGAAAAAAATGGGCGTTCCCGTTCGGTTCGACGTCGTGGAGTGTATCGGCGGGGTGTATCGCCATACCGAAAACGCGTTTACGCTGAACGACGCCGCGCGCTATTCGAAATATTGA